In Brienomyrus brachyistius isolate T26 chromosome 19, BBRACH_0.4, whole genome shotgun sequence, one DNA window encodes the following:
- the vgll2a gene encoding transcription cofactor vestigial-like protein 2a isoform X1, which produces MSCLDVMYQVYGPPQPYFAATYSPYHHQKLAFYSKMQEVQDSVSGGSSFSGPTIKEEDCTREKDHPPEAEYINSRCVLFTYFQGDISSVVDEHFSRALSQRGTYVSSSASAKPTRDGSFPMSQRSFPPSFWNSAYQPSVTNSLGSTLSGGLGAGHVEVPFPADPYSTASLHSHLHQAPPEPWHPTHHHPHHHPYSLSGPIGAQGSAYPRPGVHDVYGTHFDPRYSSLLVPSVRPHRLTPAAVPAPGTPQCDINKSDGGGSAWTGAFPGTGSEMGQSISINMDAGLPTQDKSKDLYWF; this is translated from the exons ATGAGCTGCTTGGATGTTATGTATCAAGTCTATGGTCCTCCACAGCCGTATTTCGCTGCAACCTACAGTCCCTATCATCACCAG AAACTAGCGTTTTACTCCAAGATGCAAGAAGTACAAGATAGTGTAAGTGGTGGAAGTTCTTTCTCCGGACCAACGATAAAGGAAGAGGACTGTACACGGGAGAAGGATCATCCCCCCGAAGCCGAGTACATCAACTCGAGATGCGTGCTCTTCACCTACTTCCAGGGGGACATCAGCTCCGTGGTGGACGAGCATTTCAGCCGCGCGCTCAGCCAGCGCGGCACCTACGTCTCCAGCTCCGCAAGTGCAAAGCCCACACGAG ATGGATCATTCCCCATGAGCCAGAGAAGTTTCCCGCCGTCCTTCTGGAACAGCGCTTACCAGCCGTCAGTGACCAACTCCTTGGGCAGCACCCTGAGCGGAGGCCTGGGGGCTGGTCACGTGGAAGTACCCTTCCCCGCAGACCCCTACTCCACAGCCTCCCTGCACAGCCATCTGCACCAAGCCCCCCCAGAGCCCTGGCACCCGACCCATCATCACCCGCACCACCACCCATACTCCCTGAGCGGGCCCATCGGCGCCCAGGGCTCCGCTTACCCCCGGCCCGGCGTGCACGACGTCTACGGCACGCACTTCGACCCGCGCTACAGCTCGCTGCTGGTGCCCTCGGTCCGGCCTCACCGGCTCACGCCGGCCGCCGTGCCTGCACCCGGCACCCCGCAATGTGACATCAACAAGAGCGACGGCGGCGGCTCGGCGTGGACGGGGGCGTTCCCGGGAACCGGCTCTGAAATGGGCCAAAGCATCAGCATAAACATGGACGCAG GTCTCCCGACCCAGGATAAGAGCAAGGACTTGTACTGGTTTTAG
- the vgll2a gene encoding transcription cofactor vestigial-like protein 2a isoform X2, with amino-acid sequence MSCLDVMYQVYGPPQPYFAATYSPYHHQKLAFYSKMQEVQDSVSGGSSFSGPTIKEEDCTREKDHPPEAEYINSRCVLFTYFQGDISSVVDEHFSRALSQRGTYVSSSASAKPTRDGSFPMSQRSFPPSFWNSAYQPSVTNSLGSTLSGGLGAGHVEVPFPADPYSTASLHSHLHQAPPEPWHPTHHHPHHHPYSLSGPIGAQGSAYPRPGVHDVYGTHFDPRYSSLLVPSVRPHRLTPAAVPAPGTPQCDINKSDGGGSAWTGAFPGTGSEMGQSISINMDAARRYTLCGGTILS; translated from the exons ATGAGCTGCTTGGATGTTATGTATCAAGTCTATGGTCCTCCACAGCCGTATTTCGCTGCAACCTACAGTCCCTATCATCACCAG AAACTAGCGTTTTACTCCAAGATGCAAGAAGTACAAGATAGTGTAAGTGGTGGAAGTTCTTTCTCCGGACCAACGATAAAGGAAGAGGACTGTACACGGGAGAAGGATCATCCCCCCGAAGCCGAGTACATCAACTCGAGATGCGTGCTCTTCACCTACTTCCAGGGGGACATCAGCTCCGTGGTGGACGAGCATTTCAGCCGCGCGCTCAGCCAGCGCGGCACCTACGTCTCCAGCTCCGCAAGTGCAAAGCCCACACGAG ATGGATCATTCCCCATGAGCCAGAGAAGTTTCCCGCCGTCCTTCTGGAACAGCGCTTACCAGCCGTCAGTGACCAACTCCTTGGGCAGCACCCTGAGCGGAGGCCTGGGGGCTGGTCACGTGGAAGTACCCTTCCCCGCAGACCCCTACTCCACAGCCTCCCTGCACAGCCATCTGCACCAAGCCCCCCCAGAGCCCTGGCACCCGACCCATCATCACCCGCACCACCACCCATACTCCCTGAGCGGGCCCATCGGCGCCCAGGGCTCCGCTTACCCCCGGCCCGGCGTGCACGACGTCTACGGCACGCACTTCGACCCGCGCTACAGCTCGCTGCTGGTGCCCTCGGTCCGGCCTCACCGGCTCACGCCGGCCGCCGTGCCTGCACCCGGCACCCCGCAATGTGACATCAACAAGAGCGACGGCGGCGGCTCGGCGTGGACGGGGGCGTTCCCGGGAACCGGCTCTGAAATGGGCCAAAGCATCAGCATAAACATGGACGCAG CTCGACGTTACACCCTCTGCGGCGGGACCATCCTGAGCTGA